TAGGCCGTGGCGGCATCTTCAGCCATATGTTGTGTGTTGACCGAAATACCGATCACCTGACATGCCGGATTGACCACCTTTGCCAAGGTCAAGGCAACATCGCGAAGGTCTTCCAACGTTGGAAGCTGATAATCGGGCAGCCCGCGCATATGTTCGCGCGTGGGTTCGTGACACAGGATCAGTGCATCGGGCTGACCGCCATGGATCAGGGCCATCGTCACCCCGGAATACGAGGCATGGAACAGCGACCCCTGCCCCTCGATCAAATCCCAGTGGTCAGGGTCGTTGTCGGGCGAGATATATTCGACCGATCCCGCCATGAAATCCGCGACCACCGCATCCAAGGGCACACCATCCCCGGTGATCAGGATGCCGGTTTGCCCGGTGGCGCGGAAGGTCGATTTCATCTCGCGTTCGCGCATCACCTTGTCCATCGCCAGCGCGGTGTACATCTTGCCGACCGAACAATCCGTGCCCACTGCCAGACACCGCTTGCCGGTGCGCTTAACACCATTGGCGATGGGATATTTGACTTCCGGAAGGCGCACGTCGTGCAGCGCACGCCCGGTGGCTTCGGCCACGGCAGCCAGATCGGGTTCATCGCGCATCAGGTTGTGCAGACCAGAGGCCAAGTCAAACCCTTCCTCAAGCGCCATCACCAGCACCTTTTTCCACGCCTGCGAGATCACGCCGCCACGGTTGGCCACGCCGATGACCAGCGTCTTGGCGCCCGCCGCCTTGGCTTCACGCAGGGTCATATCCGTCAGACCCAGATCCGCCTTGCAGCCGTCCATACGATACTGCCCAACGGCGTTTTCAGGCCGCCAGTCTTTGATGCCCTGTGCAACTTTTGCCGCCAGTTGATCGGGCGCATCGCCCAGAAACAGAAGATATGGTGTCTTGATCATGATCGCGCCCTCGTGGAATCTTGTCCGAGGGATAATCCACTAGGATTGCATCAAATTTCTTGCGAACTTAGCGGAACGACAAAAATATTTCGGACGTTCTTGCATGAAAAATTATATTTGCCGGATAATCTTTCACCCATGCTTGCAAAGCGCTTGTTCCCCCGCGTTTCCGCGCCGCCGCAGAGCAACTATTCTGCGACTGCAAAATGAACTTGCGAACTGTTCGGTAATTTAATAACGATTGCGCTCAAGAAATCGCAACTTCATTACCGAAAGGCGACATATGTCCTTCCGCATCCAACCCGCCGCCCCTGCCCGCCCG
This DNA window, taken from Aliiroseovarius sp. F47248L, encodes the following:
- the dgcN gene encoding N-acetyltransferase DgcN → MIKTPYLLFLGDAPDQLAAKVAQGIKDWRPENAVGQYRMDGCKADLGLTDMTLREAKAAGAKTLVIGVANRGGVISQAWKKVLVMALEEGFDLASGLHNLMRDEPDLAAVAEATGRALHDVRLPEVKYPIANGVKRTGKRCLAVGTDCSVGKMYTALAMDKVMREREMKSTFRATGQTGILITGDGVPLDAVVADFMAGSVEYISPDNDPDHWDLIEGQGSLFHASYSGVTMALIHGGQPDALILCHEPTREHMRGLPDYQLPTLEDLRDVALTLAKVVNPACQVIGISVNTQHMAEDAATAYLAELEAKMSLPATDPFRFGADKLVDALAAV